From one Lycium barbarum isolate Lr01 chromosome 6, ASM1917538v2, whole genome shotgun sequence genomic stretch:
- the LOC132599259 gene encoding auxin-induced protein 15A-like, with product MAILRMIKMSSTTRDVPKGHFAVYVGENQKKRFVIPISFLSKPSFQDFLSQAEEEFVFNHPMGGVTIPRSEDLFNDLTSRLRK from the coding sequence ATGGCTATTCTTCGTATGATCAAGATGTCTTCCACAACTAGAGATGTTCCCAAGGGTCACTTTGCTGTGTATGTTGGGGAGAATCAGAAGAAGAGATTTGTGATCCCAATATCATTCTTGAGCAAACCTTCATTTCAAGATTTTCTTAGTCAAGCTGAGGAAGAATTTGTCTTCAACCATCCAATGGGTGGTGTGACTATTCCCCGTAGTGAGGATTTGTTCAATGATCTCACATCTCGCTTGAGGAAGTGA